One Loxodonta africana isolate mLoxAfr1 chromosome 4, mLoxAfr1.hap2, whole genome shotgun sequence genomic region harbors:
- the CLEC1B gene encoding C-type lectin domain family 1 member B, translating to MQDEDGYVALNIKTRRSAFTSADPVSSLWRVMAFVLLILCTGMVVGLVALRIMSVTQQNLLQAENENLSGTLQQLAKRFCQDLIKQSEQKENFSHKCSPCDKNWRYYGDSCYGFFKHNLTWEESKQYCSGVNATLPKIASQNILEYIKARTGLIRWVGLSRQNSNGVWMWEDGSVGSVFSKNMPELPGDGRENMNCAYFHNGKIHPSFCKNKHYLICERKAGMAKVDKLL from the exons ATGCAGGATGAAGATGGATACGTAGCCTTAAATATTAAAACTCGAAGATCAGCTTTCACCTCAG CTGACCCTGTGTCCTCTTTGTGGCGTGTGATGGCTTTTGTTCTTCTGATCTTGTGCACAGGGATGGTTGTTGGGCTGGTAGCTCTGAGAATTATGT CTGTCACACAGCAGAATCTCCTACAAGCTGAGAATGAAAACCTTTCAGGAACTCTGCAACAATTAGCAAAGCGCTTCTGCCAAGATTTAATAAAACAAtctgaacaaaaagaaaatttca GCCATAAGTGCAGCCCCTGCGACAAAAACTGGAGATACTATGGGGATAGTTGCTATGGATTCTTCAAGCACAACTTGACATGGGAAGAGAGTAAGCAGTACTGCTCTGGCGTGAATGCTACTCTTCCGAAGATTGCCAGCCAGAACATTCTG GAGTATATCAAAGCCAGGACTGGTTTGATACGTTGGGTAGGATTGTCTCGCCAGAACTCTAATGGAGTCTGGATGTGGGAAGATGGCTCAGTTGGCTCAGTTTTCTCCAAAAATAT GCCTGAACTTCCAGGAGATGGAAGAGAAAACATGAATTGTGCTTATTTTCATAACGGGAAAATCCACCCTTCCTTCTGTAAGAACAAACATTATCTAATATGTGAGCGGAAAGCTGGGATGGCAAAGGTGGACAAACTACTTTAA